From a region of the Pan paniscus chromosome 19, NHGRI_mPanPan1-v2.0_pri, whole genome shotgun sequence genome:
- the C1QL1 gene encoding C1q-related factor: protein MLLVLVVLIPVLVSSGGPDGHYEMLGTCRMVCDPYPARGPGAGARTDGGDALSEQSGAPPPSTLVQGPQGKPGRTGKPGPPGPPGDPGPPGPVGPPGEKGEPGKPGPPGLPGAGGSGAISTATYTTVPRVAFYAGLKNPHEGYEVLKFDDVVTNLGNNYDAASGKFTCNIPGTYFFTYHVLMRGGDGTSMWADLCKNGQVRASAIAQDADQNYDYASNSVILHLDAGDEVFIKLDGGKAHGGNSNKYSTFSGFIIYSD, encoded by the exons ATGCTGCTGGTGCTGGTGGTGCTCATCCCCGTGCTGGTGAGCTCGGGCGGCCCGGACGGCCACTATGAGATGCTGGGCACCTGCCGCATGGTGTGCGACCCCTACCCCGCGCGGGGCCCCGGCGCCGGCGCGCGGACCGACGGCGGCGACGCCCTGAGCGAGCAGAGCGGCGCGCCCCCGCCTTCCACGCTGGTGCAGGGCCCCCAGGGGAAGCCGGGCCGCACCGGCAAGCCCGGCCCTCCGGGGCCTCCCGGGGACCCAGGTCCTCCCGGCCCTGTGGGGCCGCCGGGGGAGAAGGGTGAGCCAGGCAAGCCGGGCCCTCCGGGGCTGCCGGGCGCGGGGGGCAGCGGCGCCATCAGCACTGCCACCTACACCACGGTGCCGCGCGTGGCCTTCTACGCCGGCCTCAAGAACCCCCACGAGGGTTATGAGGTACTCAAGTTTGACGACGTGGtcaccaacctaggcaacaactACGACGCGGCCAGCGGCAAGTTTACGTGCAACATTCCCGGCACCTACTTTTTCACCTACCATGTCCTCATGCGCGGCGGCGACGGCACCAGTATGTGGGCAGACCTCTGCAAGAATGGCCAG GTGCGGGCCAGTGCTATTGCCCAGGACGCGGACCAGAACTACGACTACGCCAGCAACAGCGTGATCCTGCACCTGGACGCCGGCGACGAGGTCTTCATCAAACTGGATGGAGGCAAAGCACACGGCGGCAACAGCAACAAATACAGCACGTTCTCTGGCTTCATCATCTACTCCGACTGA